One part of the Tunicatimonas pelagia genome encodes these proteins:
- a CDS encoding DUF1801 domain-containing protein — protein sequence MGKLTLKTAPRVNEVFANYPDFVRDKLQHLRELVVETAEETEGVTVLEETLKWGEPSFVTKNGSTLRIDWKEKTPDQYAMYFQCTSRLVDTFRLVFDHKFQYEGKRAIVFQLNQKIPELALKECIKASLIYHNVKEQITLGI from the coding sequence ATGGGTAAACTAACCTTAAAGACAGCCCCAAGAGTAAATGAAGTTTTTGCGAATTATCCCGACTTTGTTCGGGATAAATTGCAACATCTTCGGGAACTGGTAGTAGAAACAGCCGAAGAAACCGAAGGAGTGACTGTTTTGGAAGAAACTTTGAAATGGGGAGAACCGAGTTTTGTCACTAAAAACGGTAGTACTTTACGAATAGATTGGAAAGAAAAAACACCTGACCAATATGCAATGTATTTCCAATGTACAAGTAGATTAGTTGATACCTTTAGGTTGGTTTTTGACCACAAATTTCAGTACGAGGGGAAACGAGCAATCGTCTTTCAATTAAACCAGAAAATCCCTGAATTAGCATTAAAAGAATGCATAAAAGCATCTTTGATTTATCACAATGTAAAGGAACAGATTACATTGGGAATTTGA